GGCATCGAACATCTGCGAGGTGGTGCCAAAGCCCGACAGGCCGTCAAGCAGCTCATAGCCCGCCCCGCCCGTCGCCGGCAGACCCTCGCCCGCCAGCGCCATCCGCAATTCGTCGCGCCGCGCGGCATCGACATAGATCGAATCGCCCCGCACCTCATAGGGAACCGCGCGGGCGTCCAGCGCGGCCACCACTTCCCCGGCACGCGCCCCTTCAAGACCCGCATAGAGAAGCGCCATGTCGGACCGGGAAGCGAAGCTCGACAGCGCCAAGATCGCCGCAAACATGAGAATAGTCGCCCCGGCCACAAGCACGCGTCGCGTCGTGTCCAATCCTTGCCATACGGCCATCAACTGCTGCAAGACGCACCTCCATCGAGCGGACTTCTGCCCCGTCGTCCTGCGCATCTTTCTCCGATCGCCCTTAACAATCGGTTAGTGGGTCCAAGGGTATAGCAGGATGGATCGAAGAAATCGGGGACCGCCATGGCCGAGCCAGAAGCTGAAGGCGAAGAAGCGCCAAAGAAGAAATCGAAACTGCCGATTCTGATCGGGCTGGTGCTGATGCTCCTGCTCGGCGGGGGGGCTTTTTACGCCGTCTACTCCGGCATGATCCTTGCACCGGCCCATCCGGAGGGCGCCGAGGCCGCCGCCGAGGAAGAGCATCCCGAGGCGACCGAGCCGCAGATCGCCTTTGTCGCGCTTGATCCGATGGTGATTTCGCTGACCGAGGGCAAGGCGCGGCATCTGCGGTTTTCCGCCCAGCTTGAAGTGCCGCTGCTGAAGCAAAAAGAGGTCGAGCTGCTCAAGCCGCGCGTGATGGATGTTCTGAACGGCTTCCTGCGCGCGGTCGAGGTGAGGGATCT
This DNA window, taken from Rhodobacter capsulatus SB 1003, encodes the following:
- a CDS encoding flagellar basal body-associated FliL family protein; this encodes MAEPEAEGEEAPKKKSKLPILIGLVLMLLLGGGAFYAVYSGMILAPAHPEGAEAAAEEEHPEATEPQIAFVALDPMVISLTEGKARHLRFSAQLEVPLLKQKEVELLKPRVMDVLNGFLRAVEVRDLEDPAALLRLRAQMLRRVQIVVGEGMVNDLLVIEFVMN